The Fulvia fulva chromosome 1, complete sequence region GATGTTGGAGAACTCGCACGGATTCTTCCAATGCGTGGCACAATCCAAGTTGTTGGACTGGTATCCGTCACTGAGACCACTAGCGGGCCTTCTTCCTCGAACAATGAACCCCTGGGCATCACAGGCACTGAACGCATACGCCAAGGAGAAAGCAACGTTCGGGAAGGCCTACAAGATGGGTCTGAGCAGTGCACTACCGTGTGAGTCCTTTTCCCTGCATAGCCCCTCCCGTGGCGCCTTTTCGGATTGCCAACTCATGAAAGATTTCTGACTGTGCGTAGGCTTTGCTCTCGATATCGAAGCTGCCAAGCCTGACATGAAGCTACTGACGGATCACGCCGCGACTTACATTGCGGGCATTGCCTTCGAAGGCGGAGCTGACACCACGAGATATACATTGCAAGGTCTTATCAAGGTGAGCCACCCTAATCAATCGTCCTTAGTCAAGTCAAAAACTCATATACACTTAGGCCATGGTCTTGTATCCGGAAGCGCAAAGAAAAGCTCAAGCTGAGCTTGACAACGTCGTTGGAGCAGATGAGATCCCCTCGAGTCATCACCTGAAGGATCTCAAGTACATCAACCAGACGGCGAAGGAGGCTGTTCGATGGATGCCCACCGCCATCAACGGGGCAACTCCACACGCCACTGTGAAGGAAGAACATTACCGAGACTACCGCATACCTGCTGGTGCCACCATTGTACTGGCTGTTTGGTCGGCCAATCATGATCCCAAAGAGTTTGACGACGTGCGAAGATTCTATCCCGAGAGGCAAAATCCAGACACATCCGTATACGAGTCCGCAAACTTGGCTTCTCCAAAGGAGCGAGGTCAATGGGGCTTTGGATCTGGCCGCAGAATCTGTCCTGGCATGCATATTGCGCACAACACACTCATGCTCAGCATTGCTCGTCTGCTGTGGGCATTTGAATTTGGAAAGGCAAAGGATGCTAACGGCAACATAATCGGGATCGATAGAGACGCAATGGTGGGTGGTCTGGCCGCGATGCCGGCGCCGTTCCAGTAGGTCTACACTTGAGCCTATGTGTAGCACGTGCTGACCTCTGTACAGATGCAGTATCACGCCAAGGAGTGCCGAGAGGGCAGCCTTGATCAGCAAAGAATGGGCCAAGTTGTCTGAAAGGAGCCTCGATGCCAAAGGCAACTATAAGCACAGTATGTTTGATGAATGATGTATAATGGCGTAAAATTCGAAGAGGTAGCGAGCTTTCTACAGCTTTATCACTTTAGCCGGTCGGTCAGGCAGGCGTCTCTTCTGCGCTTTGCCGCTGGGTGTCTTTGGAATCTCATTGATAAAGTAAACCCCACCAGTAAGCCACTTATGTTTGGCAAACCTTTCCTTTATAAGATCGTGTACTGTGCTCTCTGTGATCGTCGGGTCTTTCTTCACAACAAATGCCCGAGGGtactctccgccgtcgctACAGAGCAGTCAGTATTCAGTGTAGAGTGCTAGCTTAAGGAAGAGAATCGAAATGCTCACATTTTGGCCGCAAGCACAGCTGCATCAGCGACTCCCTCGTGTGAAATAATCACTGCTTCCAGCTCGGCCGGAGATACCTGGAGGCCTTCGACTTTGATCAGTTCCTGGCGATAGATGTCAGCAGAGGGTCACAGTTGGTGAATGGTCACACTAACCTTCAATCTGTCGACAATGAAAATCTTGCCATCAGCGTCAAAGTATGCAACATCGCCAGTCCTCAGCCACCGAATGCCATCTCGCATGACTACGGTCTGCTCCGTCGCTTGAGGATTGTTGTAGTAGCCTTTAATGACGTTACCACCGCTGACCCACAGCTCACCGACTTCGACGCCTGCGGGAACCTCATCAGCCCACGACATACCCTCCACGGGCACGACTTGACCGAGACAGTTCGGGTTGAGATATCCAATTGAGCGGAAGTCTTCAGGATCATCGGGCGAAAACCCACTCATCGAGTTTGTAGTCTCGGTCATACCCCAACCCTGACGCAAGACCAAGCCACGAGGTAGAAAGTTCTTTTCGATGAACCGGGCAGTTTCTCCGCCGAGTGGAGCGGAGCCAGTTAATGCGTACTCTATTGACTCCAGGTTGAACCGACCAGCAGGTTGTTTCGACATCTGCACTAGAACAGTAGGCACGCCGGTCAAGAACGTGATGCGATAGAGATCAACGAACAGCAGTAGCAGACCAATCTCGTATCTTGACATGATGTAGACTTTGGCTGCCATGAGAGGTGCATTTACACAGTAGTATATCTGGCCGTATGCATGGTACATTGGTAGCGGAGCTAGCCAGCGTTCTCCAGAACGCGCGAGTCTTTCTCGGCGAGCATGGGATGACGGTCGGTCCGCAGCCATTGTTCGATAGTGGACCAGTTGAGTTGAGTTGGCAACGACATTGGCATGAGTGATCTCAACGCCTTTAGGTGGCCCTGTGGTCCTATACAACAGTAAGTTTTCAGTCTTGGTCACGTTGTACCGATTGGATTCAGACAGCACATACCCGCTTGAGAAGTTTAGGATCACTGTCTTCGATGCCAGATACTTAGGATCGGTGGAAACGTTCCATTGAAACTTCATTCCCTCGGACTGAGAAGCCCAGAATGCAGTCCATGGCTTCACTGCCGTTGGACGGGAAATATGATCCGCATCTTCTGGATGAC contains the following coding sequences:
- a CDS encoding Phenylacetyl-CoA ligase, with the protein product MGKIHRSRYNVDILKVDLLTFVFRHNDIETRSRPQYFDAFRPDRHFSLAQGEEYAKRIGLGLRKLGLESDDKVLLFSGNNLIFPPLLWGVIAADCVFTAVSPTASSSELENQLKASNSKVVITSLDLVDKAVQAAAKAGIPTDRVFIFCHPEDADHISRPTAVKPWTAFWASQSEGMKFQWNVSTDPKYLASKTVILNFSSGYVLSESNRYNVTKTENLLLYRTTGPPKGVEITHANVVANSTQLVHYRTMAADRPSSHARRERLARSGERWLAPLPMYHAYGQIYYCVNAPLMAAKVYIMSRYEIGLLLLFVDLYRITFLTGVPTVLVQMSKQPAGRFNLESIEYALTGSAPLGGETARFIEKNFLPRGLVLRQGWGMTETTNSMSGFSPDDPEDFRSIGYLNPNCLGQVVPVEGMSWADEVPAGVEVGELWVSGGNVIKGYYNNPQATEQTVVMRDGIRWLRTGDVAYFDADGKIFIVDRLKELIKVEGLQVSPAELEAVIISHEGVADAAVLAAKIDGGEYPRAFVVKKDPTITESTVHDLIKERFAKHKWLTGGVYFINEIPKTPSGKAQKRRLPDRPAKVIKL
- a CDS encoding Cytochrome P450 monooxygenase, translated to MLTQIAKDPTNFVDYLGRMTGSMATSIAYGFRLPSVDDPLTHEMLENSHGFFQCVAQSKLLDWYPSLRPLAGLLPRTMNPWASQALNAYAKEKATFGKAYKMGLSSALPCFALDIEAAKPDMKLLTDHAATYIAGIAFEGGADTTRYTLQGLIKAMVLYPEAQRKAQAELDNVVGADEIPSSHHLKDLKYINQTAKEAVRWMPTAINGATPHATVKEEHYRDYRIPAGATIVLAVWSANHDPKEFDDVRRFYPERQNPDTSVYESANLASPKERGQWGFGSGRRICPGMHIAHNTLMLSIARLLWAFEFGKAKDANGNIIGIDRDAMVGGLAAMPAPFQCSITPRSAERAALISKEWAKLSERSLDAKGNYKHSMFDE